The Penaeus monodon isolate SGIC_2016 chromosome 6, NSTDA_Pmon_1, whole genome shotgun sequence genomic sequence ATAAAACTGGGGAAtagagataaaagtaaaaaggaagagaCTCCGGAGACTCACAGCTTCGCCCACGCACGTCTTGACGGCAAAATAACAATGAAACTGCGATAGCTTTTAACATCTTCCTCAAATTGTATGCTTGCGTTGCTCGTACGTCGGAAAATGCAAGTTAGAAATGACACAAACCTAAGTATACATAGTGGCTCtacgaattccttttttttttttttttttttttttttgcggattCCATACCCTCAGTCTCCCAGCTCAAGTTTTAGCATAATGATATGTCAAACTGGCTGACATCCCTTTGTCATGGGTTCTGCATGCATTCACGACGATGTATCAAATATTAAAAGCCACAACAATCTTTAAAATCATGTATAAGGATGAAGATcttggccgttttttttttttttttttttttttttttttttgtttttttttttttttttaaggtacagGTCTTCACGAACAGGTAACTGCAGGTCTCCAGGTACAGGTAACACTAGGTCTTCACGAATAGTAGCTACAGGTCTCCAAGAACAGGTAACTACAGGTCTACAGGTACATAGCTAGGTCTTCACTGACAGGTAATTACAGGTTAACGGGTACAGGTAGCAAAAAGTCATTGCGAAGAGGTTGCTGCAGGTTCTCAAATTCAGGTAGCTACAGGTCTTCAAGTGCAGGTAGCTACAGGTCTTCAGGTACACGTAGCTACAGGGGTCTTCAAGTGCAGGTAGCTACAGGTCTTCAGGTACAGGTAGCTCCAGGTCTCCAGGTACAGGTAAATTACAGGTCTTCACGAACAGGTAGCTCCAGGTAGTCCTCAGGTACAGCTAGTCATTTATCCTGTTTAGGACAAGGTAGACTGACAGGTAGACAAGGAACCGTCTTAAAGCTAATTATTTCCTCTTTACCTTCTCGGtgaaaagaacaaacacacaaacaaacacacacacacacacacacacacacacacacgcacacacacacacacacacacacacacacacacacacacacacgcacgcacacacacgcacacgcacgcacgcacacataagtATTTTCGACAGTGGGACGAGAGACAAGGCATATCGACGAGCCAATATTTACCGCCGTTAAACTGTTTGTCTCTAGAAAAGCCGGCGGAGAGACGCGGCTGTTGATTCAAAAAGAcgcggggaaaagaaaagaaaagaaaagaaaaaaaaaaaaacacattgggAGAAAgtggtgttttctctctctcttctctctctctctctctctctctctctctctcttactgtttcGTTTTGAATTTACCGAAAACTCTTATAAATTTTGGACttcagttgttgttgtttgttggagatacagagaaggggggaatagggggagaggaagaggaagaaggaagagaagaaggaagaaagaggagagagggtgaagggagaaatggggagaggggagaaagggtagaggagagggagcgagagggagaggggagaggcggaggagggagaggcaagaggcgaaaacgagaaggaaggaattagagacgagagagaaaagaggcgaaggaagagagaggatgggagagcgagaaaaggcgaaagagaaaagaggagaaggggagaagtgagagagagagaggagagagagagagagagaagagagagagagagagagagagagagagagagagagagagagagagaggaaaaagaaaggaatttaaGAAGGGAAAGAATTAGGGATTTTCGccagaagggagaatggagggggtAAATAGTGCGATGTGCAGTTCCAGAAACTATTCCCAATGCACCCGAGAGGTAATCAATCGGGTTTTGTCGGCGCGAAGGCGGGGACGAGACACCCCGACGCCGGCTGCCGCGTCTGCCCGCGCGAGCCTCTTGCCCACTCCTGCCTCTTGCCCACTCGCTGCCTCTTGCCCACTCGCTGCCTCTTGCCCACTCCTGCCTCTTGCCCACTCCTGCCTCTTGCCCACTCCTGcctcttgcccttcccctcctcctcttgcccaCTCCTGCCTCTTGCCCACTTCCTGCCTCTTGCCCACTCCTGCCTCTTGCCCACTCCTGCCTCTTGCCCACTCCTGCCTCTTGCCCACTCCTGCCTCTTGCCCACTCGCTGCCTCTTGCCCACTCCTGCCTCTTGCCCACTCCTGCCTCTTGCCCACTCCTGCCTCTTGCCCACTCCTGCCTCTTGCCCACTCCTGCCTCTTGCCCACTCACTGCCTCTTGCCCACTCCTGCCTCTTGCCCACTCCTGCCTCTTGCCCACTCCTGCCTCTTGCCCACTCGCTGCCTCTTGCCCACTCCTGCCTCTTGCCCACTCGCCGCCTCTGCCACTCCTCTCTTGCCACTCCTGCCTCTTGCACCACTCGCTGCCTCTTGCCCCCTGCCTTGCCATCTTGCCCACTCGCTGCGCTCTTGCCCACTCCTGCCTCTTGCCCACTCCTGCCTCTTGCCCACTCCGTCTCTTGCCCACTCCTGCCTCTTGCCCACTCGCTGCCTCTTGCCCACTCGCTGCCTCTTGCCCACCTCTTGCCCACTCCTGCCTCTTGCCCACTCACTGCCTCTTGCCCACTCCTGCCTCTTGCCCACTCGCTGCCTCTTGCCCACTCCTTGCCTCTTGCCCCTCCTGCTCTTGCCCACTCGTgctgcccctcccttcccactcctgcctcttgcccactcgctgcctcttgcccactcctgcctcttgcccccctctgccccctgccTCTGCCACTCCTGCCTCTGCCCACTCCTGCCTCTTGCCCACTCACTGCAACTTGCCACACACCTGCACTCTTGCCCACTCCTGCCTCTTGCCCACTCCTGCCTCTTGCCCACTCGCTGCCTCTTGCCCACTCTCTCTTGCCATCTGCCTTGCCCACTCGCTGCCTCTTGCCCACTCCTGCCTCTTGCCCACTGCCGTCTGCCTCTTGCCCACTCCTGCCTCTTGCCCACTCTGCCTTGCCCACTCCTGCCTCTTGCCCACTCCTGCCTCTTGCCCACTCCTGCCTCTTGCCCACTCCTGCCTCTTGCCCACTCCTGCCTCTTGCCCATCTGCTCTTGCCCTCTGCCTCTTGCCCACTCCTGCCTTCTTGCCCCCGTCGACTTCCTCCACCTCTTGCCCACTCGCGCCTCTGCCCACTCCTGCCTCTTGCCACTCCTGCCTCTTGCCACTCGCTGCCTCTTGCCCACTCGCTGCCTCTTGCCACTCCTGTCTCTTGCCCACTCCTGCCTCTTGCCCACTCTGCCTCTTGCCCACTCCGCCTCTTGCCCACTCCTGCCTCTTGCCACTCCTGCCTCTTGCCCACTTGCCCCTCCCACTCCTACCTCTTGCCCACTCCTGCCTCTTGCCCACTCCTGCCTCTTTCCCACTCCTACCTCTTGCCCACTCCTGCCTCTTGCCCACTCGCTTGCTTGCCCACTCCTGCCTCTTGCCCACTTGCTTGCTTGCCCACTCGCTCTCACTCGCCTGCTCGTCCACTCGCCTGCTTGCCCGCTCTGACCCGCTGCCTCTTGCCCactcgctctcactttctctctctcttagtctttctcatactctctctctctctttctttcactttctctctctctctctctcttagtctttctcatactctctctttctctcttttttttctctcagtgtctctctcctctctctctctctttctcattttctctcttagtctctctttccttctctctctctctctctctctctcaatcgcccTCCCAGTGTCACTCCTTCTCACTTgaccattcctcccccctcccccctcccccctccccccgctcgcctccacctcccctttttcAATAGAGTATAAGTCCATTAGCATTCCTTTTTCAAAAATGGTTTCGGAACATTTTGGAAATCGAATTCCGTATCGCTTAGCACAATCGAATTCTACTTTCCACTAAAATGTCTTTTGTCTGAGGACTTGCTATCAATTttgttaatacttttatttatcacaCTTTTGGTTTACGTGTTATTTGTGTTGATAATGAAAGATCttcgaggaaaaaaaacacatattattttaaatcattacgtgttttttattttcttgttttttcgtcATAAACAtcgtactattttcattttttttttccctaccaccatttcccttcctcattttccttcgaAAATACATCTCTTCCCATAAACAATTTTCATCTATTTCACCTCAACCATAATCACCCTACCACATCCACCATAAACCAGTACCGTCCGTAcgtatttgttattttctcttttttctctctctctctctctctctctctctctctctctctctctctctctctctctttctttcctttcttttcttcttcttcttcttctcccccaaaAAGACCGCAGCATTAAGTTTCATTTCCTTGTCTCGTGTCCCCCTGAAGGGTCTAGTCTCGGGGACGGCAGAGTGGCGCCAGGCGGTGCTCAAAATTCATTGAAAAGGCAGGGTAGATGACGGTTTTTCAGGACCTCAAGAAATGACATGGGCGAATCGAAATTCTTGCCATTGGCTTGCTATCCCCAAATAGTCAAAGATACTAATTCCTGGtctggggaagaagaagaagaggaagaagatggggaagaaggagaagaagaagaaaaaaaaaataatgcgttTCTCATCTTTGTATCTTGGGATGAAATtccggaaactttttttttttgcggtgagTTTATAGCTAATTTGTAGAtagttttatgtaaaatatattatatattatatatatttataatatatatatatattatattatattacttatatattatggtATTCTTATATTCTTCCGAGATTTCTATTTCATTGCATTATTGATTAAAAACATCTATCCAGGTTTCATTTTACTATAAataaatccttatatatatttttttcatcttccgaAGGG encodes the following:
- the LOC119574088 gene encoding uncharacterized PE-PGRS family protein PE_PGRS54-like yields the protein MELQIQILESNYGTDSSMDSLDKWPLPLTLWNNVAPQLECRDSTVTKLKQKKRIRMRSETENRPKGVCTQRPRTQTDSSGGGDGGAGGYQGPADTLASVGKFEASESEWASKQVGKRQEWASKRVGKRQEWARGRSGKEAGVGKRQEWARGRSGRGKWARGRSGKRQEWARGGVGKRQSGQEAGVGKRQEWQEAASGQEAASGKRQEWQEAGVGRGASGQEVEEVDGGKKAGVGKRQRARADGQEAGVGKRQEWARGRSGQEAGVGKRQEWARQSGQEAGVGKRQTAVGKRQEWARGSEWARQMARESGQEAASGQEAGVGKRQEWARVQVCGKLQSGQEAVSGQEAGVGKRWARGSEWARGSEWARGRSGQETEWARGRSGQEAGVGKSAASGQDGKAGGKRQRVVQEAGVAREEWQRRRVGKRQEWARGSEWARGRSGQEAGVGKRQEWARGSEWARGRSGQEAGVGKRQEWARGRSGQEAGVGKRQRVGKRQEWARGRSGQEAGVGKRQEWARGRKWARGRSGQEEEGKGKRQEWARGRSGQEAGVGKRQRVGKRQRVGKRQEWARGSRGQTRQPASGCLVPAFAPTKPD